In the genome of Primulina tabacum isolate GXHZ01 chromosome 13, ASM2559414v2, whole genome shotgun sequence, the window aatacacacattttaaatatatttttcaacagttCCGACtcgaaataatattattaatatgttATTCGCCAAAATTCATACAGAAAATGACCAACTCATTTAAAAAGGACTTGCTCATAGATAAAAAATTTAGggcataaattaaataatgaataAGTCATCCcaataaataaatgaaatttttgtATTCTAACCTATGctaatgatatattttaaaaaaggtCTTatctattaaatattatataatatatatatatatatacaagaatGTTACCCTACACACCATTTGGTGTGTACCTCGGTGGGCGCCGCTGAGTTGGCGCCCAcctcattatttttttttttagtagttcaaaaaaaattataaaccaAATTCAGAGGAACAACTTCTCAACATTAAAAACTTCACACCTCCCTTCTCCACCTCAACAATCGGCAACCCCCACCGAACAGCACCACCGCCGTCTCCCGCAGCCAAGAGAATCTCCCTCCCAAAAAATAATCGATCGACACTTACCCATCACTTCACCGCCCCAATCTCCGCCTTAGGATATAAACTCATCCACCACCCGATCTCCGCCATAGTTTCCCGATCTCCGCCAAAAACCAAGGTATGCACCGCTTACCTCTCTTCTTGTTTATTTGTTGaacaaatttctttttattgaattaattaggGCATAGTGACGTCGGTGAGGCTGGTGGAGAAGCTTCTAAAATACTCTTTCAACAACAAGAGCTTATTGGAGGAGGAACTCACTCACTCCTCCTACACTGAATCCGCTTCCTACCAGCGGCTTGAGTTTCTAGGCGATTCGGCTCTCGGCTTAGCAATTACTAGTTATCTTTTTGTGGCTTACCCAGACCTTGACCCAGGTAAGCTCTCCCTCATAAGAGCCGCCAACATTAGCACGAAGAAGCTCGCGCGCATCTCTGTCCGTCACCAGCTGTACAAATATGTCCGCCACAACGCCACCACCCTTGACGAGAAGGTGTGTTGCTCTGTATTCTTTGGGGAATTTCTATTATTTGTCACCTTGCTTAGTATGGTTCGAAGGTCGTACCTAAGTGTTTCCCTTTTTGGTAAATAGCTCTTTTTTGGCACTAAAAGCACTGACACTTTTGCGTTCTTTGTTTAAAGATTCAGGGCTTAATTCTCTTGTTGTACTTGTGGCTTTAGCTTCTTCTGAGCAAAAAGAAAATGCAAAGCTTCATGCTGCAAAAATCGCTCTTCGGAGGTTGTCTTGTGTATTTATTGATATGAAGGTGGTCGATACATGCAGCCATCTCAATGGGgataatgaaattgaaggaGCAAAGCATAAGCTGCATGAGCTATGTGTCGAGAAGAAATGGCCCAAACCAAATTACAAGTAAGAGTTTTCCTGCTGGAAGCTCATTGTGTTAAAATTTATTGCATCTGTAAACAATTAAGTTGATTAAGACATAATCGTGTTTGTGATAAATTCAGACCTTGCATTCCATTTGAATTAGTTTATTTTTCGTCGTTATGTTATGTTGCTAATCTcttcatatattatatttatgtgtAGGATCCAAGAAGAGGTTGGTCTGGCTCATAAGAAGAAGTATATTTGTTCTGTTGAAATTGAAATTACTGAAGGTATACTCTTTGTGAAGGGGAATGAGAAATCAAAAGTGAAAGAAGCGGAGAACTCTGCAGCTTCGGCAATGCTACCTGGACTGCAAGAGTCTTAGTATCTGTgaagtaaaaaaaattccatTGTATTTAAATTGCTGAAACAATTTGTGCCAGGGGAGTGCTTGTATGAACTGTAATTATATTTGTTTCTGATGATTTATTGTGTGAAATCATCAATACTATTTCTTTAGCAAAAATGTGTTTCCAACCATTTGAAATACTTTACCTATTGTCTCCCTAAACTCTACACTTTTTATCCTTATATTCTGCCTCTCAATGTACAAAGCCCTGGCTGCCAGATGTTCCTTTGCAATTGAAATGAAGAAAAAacaagtcaagaaaatcatgAATAAATTTATTACAGCTTTGTGTATCCATCACACAACATCCTTATTACCAAAAGATGTTAAAAAATAACCAAACAACCCAAACTAATCAATAGAATAGAAAAACAATTCTGAAAATCAAATAACTAAACAAACGCCAAATAGTAAAGAACTTGTCTATCTCATCGTTGGAAttgaatgaaaaaaatgaacaaaaaaTAATAGTCATCTACAACATGACGCATAAATGAATTTCATTCATCCAAACGTATTCCAGTTGTCCACATGTTGTTAGAACCTGCAATAATAAAGATAATTATAAATGTCAATCTTTTAATGCGAAACTTTTGTTTAAAAAAGATGAAGCATTTCAAGTACCAGTCATCGATGCAAAATCTTCTTCATTTGTGTTGTCATCATTGTTATGATGATTATCTACAGTTGATCTGGTAGATGATAAATAGtcatatttacaaaaaaataatgaGATTAATTGGtttgtaaaaatattataaaacaaacaaaaaatcaaTCAACGTATACCTGTCATGCAAATTTGGACAGTTGCGCTTGTCATGTGACACACCTCGATGCCCGCATCCACGACATATCCTGGTCTTCGAGGTTGACTTCTCTTTTGATGATTTCAACCTCTTCCCGCATCCTTTTGTTCTTACTTCAGAAGGATCGGTAATACCAAAGACCCCATCcatgatttttttcttttgacTTCCATTGTTGAATGTTCTACTAATGTTAacctctttaattttttttaaaatataatctaATTGTTCATCTAATAAGTTTGTTCCTTCATCAGTCAATGATGCATCATCAATTACTACAGAAGCTTTATAGGATAACCTCGAGTGTCTTGACATCAAACACATTTTTGGATCGTCGATGACATTTTGCTCAGCCATAGCATATATTGCTCCAACCTTTGCATCTCGTGTCCACCGTTTGAGTATATACTTATCAGGCAATTGAGACACTTGGTTGATACGAAAAAAGCTAACATATGTCTGCATGGTATGCCCTCAAACTCAAATTTCATACAACTACATGATATATAATCCAACTGTTTATTATGATTGAGCGTCCTTGATTTGGAGGAAGAACAAGTTTGAAAATTCATCACATTGTAAACCACTAATTCAGCTCCTACACATACTTGTTGCACGTAATAACCATGACTCTCACACATTTCACTTTGAAACTCCACATATTTTTTTTTCGTATACACCTTAACCATTTGAGCTTCCATTGGCCAGTTTGTCTTGATCTTGGGATGCTCATTCATATCAATATGGTCAGCAACTAACTCATTGTGCCTTTGGTGCCGGAGTGCCCTATTGAAACGGGTGATAAAATCCATCAATGAATTCTTATTAGAGACGTACCTCTTGAAAAATGCATGTGAACTTTCAGATCTCTGACTACTTGACATTCCAGCACAAAATATATGGTTAAAATATATTGGCACCCACTTTTGTCGCAATTCATACATCAATGACAACCAATCATTTTGCTCCAAGTTAGCACACTTGATAACATCTTCCCACGACTTCTCAAATTCATCAGGTGTTGTGGAATTTTGAATGACATTCTTTATGCTTCGATAGTGGTCACGAAAAGTCATAGGGTTTAATTTATCTGGGAGTTTGTTCAATATGTGCCACAAACAATATCGATGCACTGTTTTAGGGAAAACTTGTGCAATGGCTTTCGCCATAGCAGGATCTTGGTCAGTGATTATCACGTTTGGTGCACCTTTAGGCATTGCTTCTATGAAATTGTTAAACAACCAAACAAAAGACTGAGTTTTCTCGTCAGTTAAAAAACCGCAACCAAACACAATTGTCTGATGATGATCATTAACTCCTACAAATGGTGCGAAAATCATACCATATTTATTAGTGTTATACGTCGTATTAAACACCACAACATCACCAAATACATTGTTTGCCCTCCTTGACACAGGATCTGCCCAAAAACACATGCTAAATCTTTTATCTGAATAAGTCTCATAATCAAAGAAAAATGAGGAATTCTTGTCTTTCTCAGATGCAAAGAACTCAATCAATGTTTCGGCATCGATACCCTTTTGTTCATCTCTTAGCTTTTTCTCAAAGTTTCTAATATCTCTTTCAGTACAACCTACATGCTCGGGCCCTCCATACTCTATTTCCAATAATCGGAGTTGTTGACAAGTTGGCACATTGGCTTCTGAAAACTGTTGAGTCAATGCTTTCTTTGATGCCGAAATATTACGATGTGAGCGTAGTAAATGCACCTTCGAAGGAGTCGAGAGTGGATGATTATGGCTTTCCATGAATGTACTGACAATCCAATTAGGACCAGTTTGTTTCTTGACAACTGAAATCTTTGACTTACATCCAGTTCTAACTTCGCGGCGAGCTCTTTCATTTTTCGGTTGATCacctttttcttgtttattcgACCGATTTTCGTCTGTACGCCCTTCTTTAAAGCATACAAATTTCTTCCAAACAACTTCATTTGTTATCTTatttttcttgctgttgcttaTTCTTGCGCTAAATCCTGCTTCTCGTGCGTATTGGTTATAGAACGAAAATGCATCCTCTAATGATACGAATTCCATCCCAATTTTTGGCTTTCGATCGTCTGCAACTTGGGGAATTAATTGCTGATCATCACCGATATTTACTTCCATTACTGAGAAATATGAAATTTTAGAAAAGGTGGAAAAAAAccagaaaatataaaaacatcAAATTATGTTATAATTCATACAAGCTACTATCTTTTATGATAAAAGGagacaaaaaataataaaaattcgaGAGAAAGTATTCCACCAATCAGTCATGTTTTGttctaatttaaaaaaaaaaaatctgttcaacgtagctcactaaaattaatTCCTAAGTTCAATGAAACTCAAACATCACATTGTTCCAACATAAATCGATTAACTTCAGAAAATATTAGGAGGGATCAGAGAATTAGAATAGATGTAGCAATTTAACATAAGATCCTCTAGGTAGAATCTGCATCACTCAACGAATCTGACTGATtctttaacataatcatatATTTATTGAAGATGATTAAGTGTCATGACTTAACAAGCATTCCTTGTTATTAAGCACGGCAAGAGAATTCATCAACCGCTTGGACGCTTTCAAGATACTAAATTAACACAAAGACTTGTTGCACAAACAAGGAATCATGCTACCTTCGGAGATTTTGCACTATACATCAGCGAATGAACTTGAAtttaagataaaaaaatttgacgaatattttatttaacCATCCAATTACTATGCCCTAATTgattcaataaaaagaaatttgttCAACAAATAAACAAGAAGAGAGGTAAGCGGTGCATACCTTGGTTTTTGGCAGAGATCGGGAAACTATGGCGGAGATCGGGTGGTGGATGAGTTTATATCCTAAGGCGAAGATTGGGGCGGTGAAGTGATGGGTGAGTGTCGATCGATTATTTTTTGGGAGGGAGATTCTCTTGGCTGCGGGAGACGGCGGTGGTGCTGTTCGGTGGGGGTTGCCGATTGTTGAGGTGGAGAAGGGAGGTGTGAAGTTTTTAATGTTGAGAAGTTGTTCCTCTgaattttgtttataattttttttaaactactaaaaaaaaaataatgaggTGGGCGCCAACTCAGCGGCGCCCACCGAGGTACACGCCAAATGTTGTGTAGGGTAACATTcttgtatatacatatatatattattaaattattattgatttgcACATATTTTGATGTTCATATTGTTTCATAGCATCATTAGTctcttttttattttagttaatATTGGTTGTGCTCGTATGCTTTTCTCGCAATATCTAATTTTATGGCCGGGTGCAAGTAAGACGCTCGATTTTTTTCACATAGAGATATTGGTTTCGTATTTGGATTCTCTGTTGTGGCTGAAAACACAGCATCTGGCGCTGTACattttttacacgagatgataagttgatcatctGATGAACCTCACACGATGTcagataaatttgaaaaattatcaCAGTGTcagataaatttgaaaaattgtcAGATGTCCATCAGGATGATCAActgatcatctcgtgtaaaaagtTCACAACTATAGATGCTATGTATTTAGCCGCAGCAGAGGATAAAAATCCATTTGTTTTTCCGCATGCAGTAGTTCTTGCACTCCTAGATAGTGAGTGCTGGGTATGAATTGAAAAGAATTAGCTGGACGTGTCCGAAACTATTTTTGGTGATGTGAGGATAAAAACTAGTCTctccattaaaaaaaaattatcgagATATTCACTCCCTACTCGATGAGATCCCGAACTTGATCCTCAACATCTCTCGAGTATGGGATCGTGAGAACAAAAAACTTCAAATTCTTATCCAGGATGGGGATTGGGTAGGAGTGTTCTGAGATGGCCCTCGCCCGATCCAACCTTGAAAGATCACGTCCTctctgttagagtagatgccctgcaagccaacggttggctagggaatttattgactcaagtgaaataaacaatctttattttaatataatttaactttttatggtcttgttatactttatctgtatacccatgcaaacagcatagataaagtccttgattatgctttaatacaaatgaatcgtaattcgatgttgaaactcatttgtaaacactgcatattttaaattcgttcctagtcgattcagccgcctaaaacagggataaaggccgcttgagatcgagactagcatctgtgatgttgtgtgctgcgtttcttggtaagggcatggagatgtccaaacatgcagatgggtagtcatatgatgattataccgaacaaccctccctcggactttccaagtggttatcattcatcgagatgaTACGTCCgtgattatgattgtacaccattagtccttacgacccgggacaacattgaggctctatatgctagagctgtgctttgactcgtttatcggctccaggagagtcatcagatggcgaggttgggtatagttgcgacacatataggagccagtgcattgtagtcggggatttatcgctcacctatgggtgtggatatcctatgtgatctgatgtaataatagtgcatggaatctctggccagagtatgagatgtacgttagagaaagagttctcaaatagtacacgcgatgccactattatagttatcacatagttatcgaattattatgcaaccctcgacgaaccaatggttgcagattcgatcgggatatatgagatgaaggaacCGTACTGTATGTTAATCATAAtcaactggttcttgcaggcactatcagtgatacctaggagatcatggggcgatgctactagacgctcttatcatgatccgatgggtgcaatcagaaatgagttctgacattcttgatcaaggagttgatgaaaagaataaggttaactagggtaagcccgaataaaggattatgtcctgaatcacaaagagttgtgaacccacggctagctgtatcccttaACCATTGatggtcacacaagcactggtttacttgtttccgttgagataataaattcaaagagttgaatttatagaaaacattgagataataaattcaataagttgaatttataagaaataattttgatatgatcaattgataagcttataaataaagttgataaaagcttatagaaattttgagcgAATGACTGTTAAGACAGTCAAATAAAGTACACCTTCCTTATTTAGACACTGgcgatctcgaaattaaagtgtgcatcataataacaaacaagttgaatttgtcacatcgatgatattggatcgtcgatcgggattatgatgagattaatataATGGGAGCATGGGTCATGGGCTTATAAGAGTATAAGCTCATCATGCTAACTTATTAAAGTTAAAAtgagctttaataattaaattatattttaattgagttaaaatattgcccattaagtttttatagaatatggtattgatttatgcaatatgaaaatattcatgataccataatttaaaaacttgcacacaaagaaaataatattgcatgattattgGTGTGCTAATTTTGAGAGTCAAAGATTTATTGAAATctaattacttaattaatgaGATTAATTAAGGAAATTATCAtagttgaaataataaaatattcattgcCTTGGTTTAGATGGTGAAGGACCGAAACTTTAGAAAAATGGAGAAAGTCTTCAAGATTCCTTCAACCGAGATTTGCAAATATAAAGAGATGCATTTAGAATCCTTTATTAACATGATTAGTGAgattaattaagaaaataaaggattagtaataagaataagaatttgattcttattttacaagaaaGAGGCATCCGAAAGTTTAAGAAAGTGATTCAGAATTTTCGGCTCTTTCCTGCTGCTCTCAAAACCTCTTAATTGTTGCAAGAAGTTGATTTCTTTTTCGTtttatatctctacgcaaaacatcttctaattttctagtgcaagttagaagaggaacaagtaatccggtcgtggacctgattcgaagattaaagaattagatcgaagaacgttcgtagagatttacaacaagagctacgtccgctaataccggagtagttggtgccaagtgaaattattcaccaaaggtataattctttAACATCCTTTGAATGTttatttgttaaaatcatacgagcgcccaaagcaaacatattttgattgtcaaaataaaaaaaaaatatttaaaaacttccgctgcatttgggcgtgtagaaaaccgggaTCCAACAGTGGCATCAGAGCCATGTTTTCTGAATCGTATagttttaaatcatattgaataatttgtttctaaccacacaagaaaatttttcagaaaattgtagcaccataaaaaaaaattattttttccagaaattaaaaaaaaaattatttggggctgcccggaactgttcctggCAGCGCACGGTGCGCGCGCGCTGTGCGGAACGTCCGCACAGCGCGTGGCGGCTACGCGCGCGCCCGCTGTTGGAGAGTCCGCACAGCGCGCGGCGGCTGCGCGCGCGGCGTGCCGCCGCGCTGCGCGCGATTCGCGCGCGCCGCGCACCTGTGCTCGCCCTGTGCGCACAGGACCCCTGCtgctgcccgaaacgttcgggcaaCGTGGCGCAGCGCGGGCAGCTGCCCGGGAGTGTCTCGGGAACCGTTCTGGATGATGGGCTTGAATTTTTTGGGCATatggtgcaattttctgatttttcaaatttttgggtaaaatttataatttttaaaattggttcaatttttattttgaaaaattgatttttagcaaattaataattttcttgtaaaataaataattagaatgtgattttaattatttatggtaaaatgagttttacaagaaatcaattattattgatttaattggaaattaaataaaagagtttatttaatttattaaattctttaataattgtggtggttagtgataaattattagatatatgatttatcaattaattaaattgattttaatatttgatattaaatgcatgaaggatgatcgagagccttgaccaatgtgttaggtgtatgttaggatattttactgttttattcgttttttaatatttgatattattaaagttgggcctggtttatggcccgttcccaccccatgagatgtatcccttatgtgccatggctatttaaatgtaattattagaaatagtgggagatcaagactggaagatggtgggcccgatgaacgagatgaaaacatgtaaaatattggaagctcttgtaatagtttcatttgcatccctgcattcacctagattttggACCTGCATacatgtttggctcacatggatctaatagtgttggcgatcgatcatccttaattatttattgttgaatgtcatattatgatatatgcgatatatagtaatatgcatgtatgtatattattagataatatagttgcatgaatccggcaaacatacaaactcgtggcacgcgatttttaaattaaaatgatgagacaatttttgaaattaaaatccctcattttgaatatgattcaaaattcatatcaaaccgtaaaagtaaaaattaaaagagtttaatttttccttgcctttcatcaaccgtggttgcatgttgatcgctacccgcagACAGTGTcaggctcatattattggggaggcctgtacgccggaaagctgtgactccaccggacatatgatgtgaattgagtggaacttccatgacttcggctcatattattgggggaactcatggcgatcgtccactacaattcaatattgatgggttggtttgacacgcgaaaataaacggcgtcatattattgggtccttattaaacgtgagacaaaacacgcggaggttgcatagggatgcaattggattctaccttttagaaattataattggctgatattattcgggattatattTGGCTagttggactctacgtgcccactaaggaaatacgatttccctttttcatcagagggtggtggaaatgtcaaaatagtgggagggaaatttataaaatgaaatccatattttatatcttaaaattattttaaaataatcagcaaccattattctgttttcgtatcagtatattttcgatttcgtcacgtaatacaTTTTTGTTATCAACAAGCtaatcgaatctaattttcaagactagttggaaaattgttctaaattcggagaaaatgacatacacactaatgtcagtcttgttgaactgacaatgcatgcaagatggtgggaCCATAGTGCGCAAATTAAAGTATAATGTGCTCGCTTTTATGTCAAAtaaactgtagggacagtttgaggaaatgttgaatgttgccgacattcgaataaacatgcaagagttgcatgatacatgaaactcgtacaatgatgcacaccattttaaaagctcatgactacatgcatgcaagatggggctctggcccatgagcgtggtgcaCATATGATTGGACTTATtgaaaatgtggtgggcctggaatatgtgattcctaacgagttaattgatgacatcaatttgttgtctttctcttcctcatttgacggggttatggtgaacttcagtttgaataagatagatgatagccttgaagagctagtcaatacgcttataacttatgagatcaccataaaacatgaaattattgtttttcttaTGGGCCTCTCGTCGGACGAAAATGggccacaaggtaagggaaagaaatgttctgcccctcataggaaaaacaaacccaataagaAGCAAACTCTGAAGGACACTTAAAAGGCTTACAAAGCTGaataagtcagaacatattatttcactgcaagaatctggacataagaaattatatgtgccagaaatgttctggaaatgataagtgaatgtccaagtaaacatgatttcaacaacaaacaaaatatagttagatgatccaaatcccatacaaatatggcacgctagactatgtcacatttctcaaagaaggatgcacaaactagtgggagaaggcatgtttgacttgtcagacataaattctctacctacttttaaatcctgtctaaaaggaaaaaggaCAAAGACttcattcaatggaaacgtggaacgtgcgcatggtctgtCGGATTTGATCTAcgcagacatttgtggcccgctTAGTGTTAGCACAGAATATGGGCAATtcttacttcattacctttactgatgaccattcgaggtatgagtatgtttatgaaacacaaatctgaatcatttgaaatgttcaaagaattcagatctgaagtaggaaaagagctagaaaggagtattaagacacttcgatctgatcgagatgaagaatacttgagtgctgaattttttggttatctaaaagagaatgagattctctcacagtggactccaccagcaacaccacaattgaatggtgtttctgaacgtcgtaaatgaaccttgttggacatggttcgatccatgatgggattcactgaattgcctacatcgttttggggctttgcgcttgaaactgcggcaatgttgttgaataatgtctacgctaaagcagttgataaaacaccatatgagatatggttgggaaaaactcccaaatattcttacgagaAAATATGGGggtgtcctgcttatgtgaagcagacagtgggagacaaattgtatagtagatccactttgtgctactttgtaggatatccaaagaattatgTTAGATAttttttctatcatcccaatgaagcaaaagtgtttgtttcaagaaatgacaCCTTTTtttgaaaaggaatttctattagatagaaaaggcaagatgatagaacttgaagaaattcaagacactccctcaactatagaagttgaacccatttcccaacaaccagtagttgaagtacaagctcctagaaggtctgatagggttattagaccacccgcaagatatacgcttcttcatgtaCAAAGCCctgatgagcattgtgttggatgtgatccaattaattttaaaaaagaaatatctgatactgattcaaccaaatggcttgaagcaatgcaGTCAGGAATGgtctctatgtattcaaaccaagtctggacattggtggatcaaccTGAGGGAATCATTCCCATAtggtgcaaatggatctacaaaataaagattggggcgaatgggaaggtagtgaccttcaaagcaaggttggttgtaaaagattatactcaaaggcaaggagttgactatgagaaaattttttcaccagttgttatgtttaagtccattagaatactactagccatagcatcatggtatgattatgagatatggcaaatggatgtaaagactgcattcctcaatggagacatcaaagaagaaatttatatgtctcaacctgagggatacacatcagtaggaagtgagcataagatatgcaaacttcagagatcaatatatggtctcaagcaggagtcaaggagttggaaactcagatttgatagcactatcaaagagtttggttttgctaagaatcctgaggaaccatgcgtgtacaagaaagttagtgggagtgtagtgacattcctggtattttatgttgatgatatcctgttCATTGAGAATGATATAGGAATTATTGAGATCAACTAAAGTATgtttagcaagtaaattctccatgaaagaaaTGGGTGAATCgtcctatgtattgggaatacaaatctatagagatagatcaaaaaggatgttggggctcacccaagccacctatatcgataccattataaagcgattctctatgaaagagtccaagagaggatacttaccaatgtgtcatggtgttactctatctaagacaatgtgtcccaaaactgatgaagagatagagatgatgacacatattccatatgcgtcagccattggtagtatcatgtatgatatgatatcgacacgtcctgatgttgcttacgctttgagtgttacaagcaggtatcaggcgaaccctggtccaatgcattggaaggccgtgaaagacattcttaagtacttgaaaaggactaagaacttgttcatggtctatgggggtggagaattaaaattagaaggcta includes:
- the LOC142523048 gene encoding protein FAR1-RELATED SEQUENCE 5-like, with protein sequence MEVNIGDDQQLIPQVADDRKPKIGMEFVSLEDAFSFYNQYAREAGFSARISNSKKNKITNEVVWKKFVCFKEGRTDENRSNKQEKGDQPKNERARREVRTGCKSKISVVKKQTGPNWIVSTFMESHNHPLSTPSKVHLLRSHRNISASKKALTQQFSEANVPTCQQLRLLEIEYGGPEHVGCTERDIRNFEKKLRDEQKGIDAETLIEFFASEKDKNSSFFFDYETYSDKRFSMCFWADPVSRRANNVFGDVVVFNTTYNTNKYGMIFAPFVGVNDHHQTIVFGCGFLTDEKTQSFVWLFNNFIEAMPKGAPNVIITDQDPAMAKAIAQVFPKTVHRYCLWHILNKLPDKLNPMTFRDHYRSIKNVIQNSTTPDEFEKSWEDVIKCANLEQNDWLSLMYELRQKWVPIYFNHIFCAGMSSSQRSESSHAFFKRYVSNKNSLMDFITRFNRALRHQRHNELVADHIDMNEHPKIKTNWPMEAQMVKVYTKKKYVEFQSEMCESHGYYVQQTYVSFFRINQVSQLPDKYILKRWTRDAKVGAIYAMAEQNVIDDPKMCLMSRHSRLSYKASVVIDDASLTDEGTNLLDEQLDYILKKIKEVNISRTFNNGSQKKKIMDGVFGITDPSEVRTKGCGKRLKSSKEKSTSKTRICRGCGHRGVSHDKRNCPNLHDRSTVDNHHNNDDNTNEEDFASMTGSNNMWTTGIRLDE